From the Hevea brasiliensis isolate MT/VB/25A 57/8 chromosome 15, ASM3005281v1, whole genome shotgun sequence genome, one window contains:
- the LOC110650074 gene encoding protein phosphatase 2C 70 isoform X1 has protein sequence MEMMLLEIIVGVLVLMLLLILLLIFLACKPWRFFFSSRSPTLKVGDLDRPLVSDDVESNELARNYDLEGACYQNEGPLHLSRPVGLVHKQRLPSTSAHLIQDVVSEPAEEISVDQTFKCIFPAEHLAEVQRHVRQEDQSHILGLSQENDPFQEFVPKVIIDQRSCLSLEVISGPSSGVRCSVQSTSSSRLPLTLGRVSSDLLLKDSEVSGKHAMINWNMDKKKWELVDMGSLNGTLLNSQPVNHPDSGSRHWGDPVELTNGDIITLGTTSNVYVHVTSKSENETPFGVGMASDPMALRRGGKKLAMEDVCYYQWPLPGIDQFGVFGICDGHGGVAAANSASKMLPEKVANILSDSLTRERVLSQCDASEVLRVAFSQTEASMNNYYEGCTATVLLVWANGDENFFAQCANLGDSACVMNVDGKQIKMTEDHRVTSYSERLRISEIGEPLKDGETRLCGLNLARMLGDKFLKQQDARFSSEPYISEAVHINQASGAFALLASDGFWDVISVKKAVQLVLQNLELLSTQTRERYSTDGENPAEKIANFLLSEARTLRTKDNTSIIFLDFDSKSRLSSCEPVS, from the exons ATGGAGATGATGCTGCTGGAGATCATTGTTGGTGTCCTCGTCCTTATGCTGCTTTTGATTCTCCTCCTCATCTTCCTCGCCTGTAAACCATGGCGCTTCTTCTTCTCCTCCCGTTCTCCCACCCTCAAG GTTGGTGACTTAGATAGGCCCCTTGTTTCAGATGATGTGGAAAGCAATGAATTGGCAAGAAATTATGATCTAGAGGGAGCATGTTATCAAAATGAAGGGCCATTGCATTTGTCCCGACCAGTAGGACTTGTTCATAAACAGAGGCTTCCTTCTACATCAGCCCATTTGATACAAG ATGTAGTTTCAGAACCTGCAGAGGAAATTTCAGTTGACCAAACCTTTAAGTGTATATTTCCTGCTGAGCACCTAGCTGAAGTGCAGAGACATGTTAGACAGGAAGATCAAAGTCATATATTGGGATTGAGTCAGGAAAATGATCCATTTCAGGAATTTGTGCCCAAGGTTATCATTGATCAAA GAAGCTGCCTCTCTTTGGAGGTCATTTCTGGTCCTTCTAGTGGGGTCCGTTGTTCTGTACAGTCAACAAGTTCTTCACGGCTTCCGCTGACCCTTGGAAGAGTTTCTAGTGACTTGTTGTTAAAGGACTCAGAGGTTTCTGGGAAGCATGCAATGATTAATTGGAATATGGAT AAGAAAAAATGGGAGCTGGTAGATATGGGCAGCCTAAATGGAACACTTTTGAATTCACAGCCTGTCAATCATCCAGACTCTGGAAGTAGACACTGGGGTGACCCAGTTGAGTTAACAAATGGAGACATAATAACACTTGGCACAACCTCAAATGTATAT GTTCATGTTACATCTAAATCTGAGAACGAGACACCTTTTGGTGTAGGTATGGCATCAGATCCCATGGCTTTACGTCGAGGAGGAAAGAAGCTTGCAATGGAAGATGTGTGCTATTATCAATGGCCCCTTCCTGGCATTGACCag TTTGGAGTGTTTGGTATTTGCGATGGGCATGGCGGAGTAGCAGCTGCCAATTCTGCTAGCAA AATGCTTCCTGAGAAGGTTGCCAATATTTTATCAGATTCACTGACAAGGGAGAGAGTTTTATCACAATGTGATGCTTCAGAAGTTCTCAGAGTTGCATTTTCTCAAACAGAAGCTTCCATGAATAATTATTATGAG GGTTGTACTGCAACGGTGCTTCTGGTTTGGGCTAATGGTGATGAAAATTTCTTTGCTCAGTGTGCCAATCTTGGTGATTCAGCTTGTGTTATGAA TGTTGATGGGAAGCAGATTAAGATGACGGAAGACCATAGAGTAACTAGTTATTCTGAACGACTTCGAATCAGTGAAATAGGAGAACCATTGAAAGATGGGGAAACACGGCTTTGTG GCTTAAATCTTGCTCGGATGCTTGGAGACAAATTTCTGAAACAGCAGGATGCCCGATTCAGTTCGGAACCCTATATAAGTGAAGCTGTGCATATAAATCAAGCAAGTGGGGCCTTTGCACTGTTGGCAAG TGATGGCTTTTGGGATGTCATTAGTGTTAAGAAGGCAGTTCAGCTTGTGCTTCAG AATTTGGAACTTTTATCTACACAGACGAGGGAGAGATACTCTACAGATGGAGAGAATCCTGCTGAGAAGATTGCTAATTTTTTGTTGAGTGAAGCTAGAACACTACGGACAAAGGATAACACCTCCATAATTTTCTTGGATTTTGACAGCAAATCTAGATTATCTTCTTGTGAACCTGTATCTTGA
- the LOC110650074 gene encoding protein phosphatase 2C 70 isoform X4: MYMVGDLDRPLVSDDVESNELARNYDLEGACYQNEGPLHLSRPVGLVHKQRLPSTSAHLIQDVVSEPAEEISVDQTFKCIFPAEHLAEVQRHVRQEDQSHILGLSQENDPFQEFVPKVIIDQRSCLSLEVISGPSSGVRCSVQSTSSSRLPLTLGRVSSDLLLKDSEVSGKHAMINWNMDKKKWELVDMGSLNGTLLNSQPVNHPDSGSRHWGDPVELTNGDIITLGTTSNVYVHVTSKSENETPFGVGMASDPMALRRGGKKLAMEDVCYYQWPLPGIDQFGVFGICDGHGGVAAANSASKMLPEKVANILSDSLTRERVLSQCDASEVLRVAFSQTEASMNNYYEGCTATVLLVWANGDENFFAQCANLGDSACVMNVDGKQIKMTEDHRVTSYSERLRISEIGEPLKDGETRLCGLNLARMLGDKFLKQQDARFSSEPYISEAVHINQASGAFALLASDGFWDVISVKKAVQLVLQNLELLSTQTRERYSTDGENPAEKIANFLLSEARTLRTKDNTSIIFLDFDSKSRLSSCEPVS; this comes from the exons ATGTATATG GTTGGTGACTTAGATAGGCCCCTTGTTTCAGATGATGTGGAAAGCAATGAATTGGCAAGAAATTATGATCTAGAGGGAGCATGTTATCAAAATGAAGGGCCATTGCATTTGTCCCGACCAGTAGGACTTGTTCATAAACAGAGGCTTCCTTCTACATCAGCCCATTTGATACAAG ATGTAGTTTCAGAACCTGCAGAGGAAATTTCAGTTGACCAAACCTTTAAGTGTATATTTCCTGCTGAGCACCTAGCTGAAGTGCAGAGACATGTTAGACAGGAAGATCAAAGTCATATATTGGGATTGAGTCAGGAAAATGATCCATTTCAGGAATTTGTGCCCAAGGTTATCATTGATCAAA GAAGCTGCCTCTCTTTGGAGGTCATTTCTGGTCCTTCTAGTGGGGTCCGTTGTTCTGTACAGTCAACAAGTTCTTCACGGCTTCCGCTGACCCTTGGAAGAGTTTCTAGTGACTTGTTGTTAAAGGACTCAGAGGTTTCTGGGAAGCATGCAATGATTAATTGGAATATGGAT AAGAAAAAATGGGAGCTGGTAGATATGGGCAGCCTAAATGGAACACTTTTGAATTCACAGCCTGTCAATCATCCAGACTCTGGAAGTAGACACTGGGGTGACCCAGTTGAGTTAACAAATGGAGACATAATAACACTTGGCACAACCTCAAATGTATAT GTTCATGTTACATCTAAATCTGAGAACGAGACACCTTTTGGTGTAGGTATGGCATCAGATCCCATGGCTTTACGTCGAGGAGGAAAGAAGCTTGCAATGGAAGATGTGTGCTATTATCAATGGCCCCTTCCTGGCATTGACCag TTTGGAGTGTTTGGTATTTGCGATGGGCATGGCGGAGTAGCAGCTGCCAATTCTGCTAGCAA AATGCTTCCTGAGAAGGTTGCCAATATTTTATCAGATTCACTGACAAGGGAGAGAGTTTTATCACAATGTGATGCTTCAGAAGTTCTCAGAGTTGCATTTTCTCAAACAGAAGCTTCCATGAATAATTATTATGAG GGTTGTACTGCAACGGTGCTTCTGGTTTGGGCTAATGGTGATGAAAATTTCTTTGCTCAGTGTGCCAATCTTGGTGATTCAGCTTGTGTTATGAA TGTTGATGGGAAGCAGATTAAGATGACGGAAGACCATAGAGTAACTAGTTATTCTGAACGACTTCGAATCAGTGAAATAGGAGAACCATTGAAAGATGGGGAAACACGGCTTTGTG GCTTAAATCTTGCTCGGATGCTTGGAGACAAATTTCTGAAACAGCAGGATGCCCGATTCAGTTCGGAACCCTATATAAGTGAAGCTGTGCATATAAATCAAGCAAGTGGGGCCTTTGCACTGTTGGCAAG TGATGGCTTTTGGGATGTCATTAGTGTTAAGAAGGCAGTTCAGCTTGTGCTTCAG AATTTGGAACTTTTATCTACACAGACGAGGGAGAGATACTCTACAGATGGAGAGAATCCTGCTGAGAAGATTGCTAATTTTTTGTTGAGTGAAGCTAGAACACTACGGACAAAGGATAACACCTCCATAATTTTCTTGGATTTTGACAGCAAATCTAGATTATCTTCTTGTGAACCTGTATCTTGA
- the LOC110650074 gene encoding protein phosphatase 2C 70 isoform X2: MEMMLLEIIVGVLVLMLLLILLLIFLACKPWRFFFSSRSPTLKVGDLDRPLVSDDVESNELARNYDLEGACYQNEGPLHLSRPVGLVHKQRLPSTSAHLIQDVVSEPAEEISVDQTFKCIFPAEHLAEVQRHVRQEDQSHILGLSQENDPFQEFVPKVIIDQRSCLSLEVISGPSSGVRCSVQSTSSSRLPLTLGRVSSDLLLKDSEVSGKHAMINWNMDKKKWELVDMGSLNGTLLNSQPVNHPDSGSRHWGDPVELTNGDIITLGTTSNVHVTSKSENETPFGVGMASDPMALRRGGKKLAMEDVCYYQWPLPGIDQFGVFGICDGHGGVAAANSASKMLPEKVANILSDSLTRERVLSQCDASEVLRVAFSQTEASMNNYYEGCTATVLLVWANGDENFFAQCANLGDSACVMNVDGKQIKMTEDHRVTSYSERLRISEIGEPLKDGETRLCGLNLARMLGDKFLKQQDARFSSEPYISEAVHINQASGAFALLASDGFWDVISVKKAVQLVLQNLELLSTQTRERYSTDGENPAEKIANFLLSEARTLRTKDNTSIIFLDFDSKSRLSSCEPVS, encoded by the exons ATGGAGATGATGCTGCTGGAGATCATTGTTGGTGTCCTCGTCCTTATGCTGCTTTTGATTCTCCTCCTCATCTTCCTCGCCTGTAAACCATGGCGCTTCTTCTTCTCCTCCCGTTCTCCCACCCTCAAG GTTGGTGACTTAGATAGGCCCCTTGTTTCAGATGATGTGGAAAGCAATGAATTGGCAAGAAATTATGATCTAGAGGGAGCATGTTATCAAAATGAAGGGCCATTGCATTTGTCCCGACCAGTAGGACTTGTTCATAAACAGAGGCTTCCTTCTACATCAGCCCATTTGATACAAG ATGTAGTTTCAGAACCTGCAGAGGAAATTTCAGTTGACCAAACCTTTAAGTGTATATTTCCTGCTGAGCACCTAGCTGAAGTGCAGAGACATGTTAGACAGGAAGATCAAAGTCATATATTGGGATTGAGTCAGGAAAATGATCCATTTCAGGAATTTGTGCCCAAGGTTATCATTGATCAAA GAAGCTGCCTCTCTTTGGAGGTCATTTCTGGTCCTTCTAGTGGGGTCCGTTGTTCTGTACAGTCAACAAGTTCTTCACGGCTTCCGCTGACCCTTGGAAGAGTTTCTAGTGACTTGTTGTTAAAGGACTCAGAGGTTTCTGGGAAGCATGCAATGATTAATTGGAATATGGAT AAGAAAAAATGGGAGCTGGTAGATATGGGCAGCCTAAATGGAACACTTTTGAATTCACAGCCTGTCAATCATCCAGACTCTGGAAGTAGACACTGGGGTGACCCAGTTGAGTTAACAAATGGAGACATAATAACACTTGGCACAACCTCAAAT GTTCATGTTACATCTAAATCTGAGAACGAGACACCTTTTGGTGTAGGTATGGCATCAGATCCCATGGCTTTACGTCGAGGAGGAAAGAAGCTTGCAATGGAAGATGTGTGCTATTATCAATGGCCCCTTCCTGGCATTGACCag TTTGGAGTGTTTGGTATTTGCGATGGGCATGGCGGAGTAGCAGCTGCCAATTCTGCTAGCAA AATGCTTCCTGAGAAGGTTGCCAATATTTTATCAGATTCACTGACAAGGGAGAGAGTTTTATCACAATGTGATGCTTCAGAAGTTCTCAGAGTTGCATTTTCTCAAACAGAAGCTTCCATGAATAATTATTATGAG GGTTGTACTGCAACGGTGCTTCTGGTTTGGGCTAATGGTGATGAAAATTTCTTTGCTCAGTGTGCCAATCTTGGTGATTCAGCTTGTGTTATGAA TGTTGATGGGAAGCAGATTAAGATGACGGAAGACCATAGAGTAACTAGTTATTCTGAACGACTTCGAATCAGTGAAATAGGAGAACCATTGAAAGATGGGGAAACACGGCTTTGTG GCTTAAATCTTGCTCGGATGCTTGGAGACAAATTTCTGAAACAGCAGGATGCCCGATTCAGTTCGGAACCCTATATAAGTGAAGCTGTGCATATAAATCAAGCAAGTGGGGCCTTTGCACTGTTGGCAAG TGATGGCTTTTGGGATGTCATTAGTGTTAAGAAGGCAGTTCAGCTTGTGCTTCAG AATTTGGAACTTTTATCTACACAGACGAGGGAGAGATACTCTACAGATGGAGAGAATCCTGCTGAGAAGATTGCTAATTTTTTGTTGAGTGAAGCTAGAACACTACGGACAAAGGATAACACCTCCATAATTTTCTTGGATTTTGACAGCAAATCTAGATTATCTTCTTGTGAACCTGTATCTTGA
- the LOC110650074 gene encoding protein phosphatase 2C 70 isoform X3 — protein sequence MEMMLLEIIVGVLVLMLLLILLLIFLACKPWRFFFSSRSPTLKVGDLDRPLVSDDVESNELARNYDLEGACYQNEGPLHLSRPVGLVHKQRLPSTSAHLIQDVVSEPAEEISVDQTFKCIFPAEHLAEVQRHVRQEDQSHILGLSQENDPFQEFVPKVIIDQRSCLSLEVISGPSSGVRCSVQSTSSSRLPLTLGRVSSDLLLKDSEVSGKHAMINWNMDKKKWELVDMGSLNGTLLNSQPVNHPDSGSRHWGDPVELTNGDIITLGTTSNVYVHVTSKSENETPFGVGMASDPMALRRGGKKLAMEDVCYYQWPLPGIDQFGVFGICDGHGGVAAANSASKMLPEKVANILSDSLTRERVLSQCDASEVLRVAFSQTEASMNNYYEGCTATVLLVWANGDENFFAQCANLGDSACVMNVDGKQIKMTEDHRVTSYSERLRISEIGEPLKDGETRLCGLNLARMLGDKFLKQQDARFSSEPYISEAVHINQASGAFALLASDGFWDVISVKKAVQLVLQTRERYSTDGENPAEKIANFLLSEARTLRTKDNTSIIFLDFDSKSRLSSCEPVS from the exons ATGGAGATGATGCTGCTGGAGATCATTGTTGGTGTCCTCGTCCTTATGCTGCTTTTGATTCTCCTCCTCATCTTCCTCGCCTGTAAACCATGGCGCTTCTTCTTCTCCTCCCGTTCTCCCACCCTCAAG GTTGGTGACTTAGATAGGCCCCTTGTTTCAGATGATGTGGAAAGCAATGAATTGGCAAGAAATTATGATCTAGAGGGAGCATGTTATCAAAATGAAGGGCCATTGCATTTGTCCCGACCAGTAGGACTTGTTCATAAACAGAGGCTTCCTTCTACATCAGCCCATTTGATACAAG ATGTAGTTTCAGAACCTGCAGAGGAAATTTCAGTTGACCAAACCTTTAAGTGTATATTTCCTGCTGAGCACCTAGCTGAAGTGCAGAGACATGTTAGACAGGAAGATCAAAGTCATATATTGGGATTGAGTCAGGAAAATGATCCATTTCAGGAATTTGTGCCCAAGGTTATCATTGATCAAA GAAGCTGCCTCTCTTTGGAGGTCATTTCTGGTCCTTCTAGTGGGGTCCGTTGTTCTGTACAGTCAACAAGTTCTTCACGGCTTCCGCTGACCCTTGGAAGAGTTTCTAGTGACTTGTTGTTAAAGGACTCAGAGGTTTCTGGGAAGCATGCAATGATTAATTGGAATATGGAT AAGAAAAAATGGGAGCTGGTAGATATGGGCAGCCTAAATGGAACACTTTTGAATTCACAGCCTGTCAATCATCCAGACTCTGGAAGTAGACACTGGGGTGACCCAGTTGAGTTAACAAATGGAGACATAATAACACTTGGCACAACCTCAAATGTATAT GTTCATGTTACATCTAAATCTGAGAACGAGACACCTTTTGGTGTAGGTATGGCATCAGATCCCATGGCTTTACGTCGAGGAGGAAAGAAGCTTGCAATGGAAGATGTGTGCTATTATCAATGGCCCCTTCCTGGCATTGACCag TTTGGAGTGTTTGGTATTTGCGATGGGCATGGCGGAGTAGCAGCTGCCAATTCTGCTAGCAA AATGCTTCCTGAGAAGGTTGCCAATATTTTATCAGATTCACTGACAAGGGAGAGAGTTTTATCACAATGTGATGCTTCAGAAGTTCTCAGAGTTGCATTTTCTCAAACAGAAGCTTCCATGAATAATTATTATGAG GGTTGTACTGCAACGGTGCTTCTGGTTTGGGCTAATGGTGATGAAAATTTCTTTGCTCAGTGTGCCAATCTTGGTGATTCAGCTTGTGTTATGAA TGTTGATGGGAAGCAGATTAAGATGACGGAAGACCATAGAGTAACTAGTTATTCTGAACGACTTCGAATCAGTGAAATAGGAGAACCATTGAAAGATGGGGAAACACGGCTTTGTG GCTTAAATCTTGCTCGGATGCTTGGAGACAAATTTCTGAAACAGCAGGATGCCCGATTCAGTTCGGAACCCTATATAAGTGAAGCTGTGCATATAAATCAAGCAAGTGGGGCCTTTGCACTGTTGGCAAG TGATGGCTTTTGGGATGTCATTAGTGTTAAGAAGGCAGTTCAGCTTGTGCTTCAG ACGAGGGAGAGATACTCTACAGATGGAGAGAATCCTGCTGAGAAGATTGCTAATTTTTTGTTGAGTGAAGCTAGAACACTACGGACAAAGGATAACACCTCCATAATTTTCTTGGATTTTGACAGCAAATCTAGATTATCTTCTTGTGAACCTGTATCTTGA